A region of candidate division WOR-3 bacterium DNA encodes the following proteins:
- a CDS encoding nicotinamide-nucleotide amidohydrolase family protein: MNFKISCITTGSEILRGFRVDSDFYYLAKKLGEIGKEISFHLTVPDSKEEIKEALSICLKKSDIVFIIGGLGPTVDDLTRESISELLEIPLIFNEDVFRELKKREESLSEKEHRKYGLFPGGSKLYINEVGLAHAFLIEKDGKKIFALPGPKNEFEYTLNKILKDFEVDESYLVLYFDLPFKKEIEIQDRLKDKIDLNFLFFLPYTGGVILGIKGIKEEVLKIKEIIKDEFKEEISSEGPLMLEEVVGKLLKEKSKTISVAESCTGGLLASRITDVPGSSEYFIGGVVAYSNEIKKKILKVKEEDLLKFGAVSEPVVRDMAKNVREIFNSDFGLSISGIAGPTGGTKEKPVGTVYFSISYEKENLVFKKLFKGTRGEIKFQSSHFILNELRKLLLKL, translated from the coding sequence GTGAATTTTAAAATTTCCTGTATTACAACAGGAAGTGAAATTTTAAGAGGTTTTAGAGTTGATTCAGACTTTTATTATCTTGCAAAAAAACTTGGGGAAATAGGAAAAGAAATTAGTTTTCATTTAACTGTTCCTGATTCAAAAGAGGAAATAAAAGAGGCTCTTTCTATTTGTTTAAAAAAGAGTGATATAGTTTTTATAATTGGTGGTCTTGGTCCAACTGTAGATGACTTGACAAGAGAAAGTATTTCTGAACTTTTAGAAATTCCTCTTATTTTTAACGAAGATGTTTTTAGAGAACTAAAAAAGAGAGAAGAAAGTTTATCTGAAAAGGAACACAGAAAGTATGGTCTTTTTCCTGGGGGTTCTAAATTATATATAAACGAAGTAGGTCTTGCTCATGCTTTTCTTATAGAAAAAGATGGAAAAAAAATATTTGCTTTACCAGGTCCAAAAAATGAATTTGAGTATACTCTGAATAAAATTTTGAAAGATTTTGAAGTTGATGAAAGTTATTTGGTTTTGTATTTTGATTTACCTTTTAAAAAAGAGATTGAGATTCAAGATAGATTAAAGGATAAAATAGATTTAAATTTTCTTTTTTTCCTTCCCTATACAGGTGGTGTTATTCTTGGAATCAAGGGAATTAAAGAAGAGGTATTAAAAATTAAAGAGATTATTAAGGATGAATTTAAAGAGGAGATTTCTTCAGAAGGTCCCCTTATGTTGGAGGAAGTTGTTGGAAAATTATTAAAGGAAAAAAGTAAAACTATAAGTGTAGCAGAAAGTTGTACAGGTGGTCTTTTAGCTTCAAGGATTACAGATGTTCCAGGAAGTTCAGAATATTTTATAGGTGGGGTGGTTGCTTATTCAAATGAAATAAAGAAAAAAATTTTGAAAGTTAAAGAAGAAGATCTTTTAAAATTTGGTGCTGTTTCTGAGCCTGTTGTAAGGGATATGGCAAAGAATGTAAGAGAAATTTTTAATTCAGATTTTGGGCTTTCTATTTCAGGTATAGCAGGTCCTACCGGGGGAACAAAGGAAAAACCAGTGGGAACAGTTTATTTTTCAATTTCCTATGAAAAAGAGAATTTAGTTTTTAAAAAGTTATTTAAAGGAACAAGGGGAGAGATTAAATTTCAGAGTTCTCATTTTATATTGAATGAGTTGAGAAAATTGCTTTTAAAACTTTAA
- a CDS encoding GTPase domain-containing protein, translated as MALINYAAREINVKIVYYGPGLSGKTTNIKYIYEKLSPDLKGQLVSVATEQERTLFFDFLPIDLGNVRGFKTRFHLYTVPGQVFYNASRKLILKGVDGIVFVADSQIERMDENIESFENMIENLETYGLKLEDIPYVIQYNKRDLPNAASIEELQKNLNKDSVPYYEAVATVGKGVFETLKEIAKMVIRHLSSKTPA; from the coding sequence ATGGCTCTTATAAATTACGCTGCAAGAGAAATTAATGTTAAAATAGTGTATTATGGACCTGGGCTATCCGGGAAGACGACAAATATAAAATACATATATGAAAAACTTTCACCTGATCTTAAAGGGCAATTAGTTTCTGTTGCAACAGAACAGGAAAGAACCTTGTTTTTTGATTTTCTTCCTATAGATCTTGGAAATGTTAGAGGATTTAAAACAAGATTTCACCTATATACAGTTCCAGGACAGGTTTTTTATAATGCTTCAAGAAAGCTTATTTTAAAGGGTGTTGATGGTATAGTTTTTGTGGCAGATTCTCAGATAGAAAGGATGGATGAAAATATTGAAAGTTTTGAAAATATGATAGAAAATCTTGAGACCTATGGGTTAAAATTAGAGGATATACCCTATGTAATTCAATACAACAAAAGAGATTTACCCAATGCTGCTTCAATTGAAGAACTTCAAAAGAATTTAAATAAAGATAGTGTTCCCTATTATGAAGCAGTCGCAACAGTTGGAAAAGGTGTTTTTGAAACTTTAAAAGAAATAGCAAAGATGGTTATAAGACACTTATCAAGTAAAACTCCTGCGTGA
- a CDS encoding roadblock/LC7 domain-containing protein gives MSEYKYIEESFKKVETILKKLKETSNSNAVLLIDKAGQLITSIGDISGFDLVSFATLSAADFGATSQLAELIGEKSFSSLYHQGEKNSLFISLVANRVILAVLFDSKTTLGLVKVRTKHASEELEKVLDELFEKLKVAPTKEVFDKSFIKEAEEELDKLFGP, from the coding sequence ATGAGTGAATATAAATATATTGAGGAAAGCTTTAAGAAAGTAGAGACAATTTTGAAAAAATTAAAAGAAACTTCAAATTCAAATGCTGTTTTACTTATTGATAAAGCAGGACAATTAATTACCTCTATAGGTGATATAAGTGGTTTTGATTTAGTTTCTTTTGCTACTCTTTCAGCTGCTGATTTTGGTGCAACAAGTCAGCTGGCAGAACTTATAGGAGAAAAAAGTTTTTCTTCCCTTTACCATCAGGGTGAAAAAAACTCCTTGTTTATTTCTCTTGTAGCAAATAGAGTTATTCTTGCTGTTCTTTTTGATTCCAAGACAACACTGGGACTTGTAAAAGTTAGAACCAAACATGCTTCTGAAGAACTGGAAAAAGTTCTTGATGAACTATTTGAGAAACTTAAGGTGGCACCTACAAAGGAAGTTTTTGATAAAAGTTTTATAAAAGAAGCAGAAGAAGAACTTGATAAACTTTTTGGACCTTAA